One region of Chitinivorax sp. B genomic DNA includes:
- the purN gene encoding phosphoribosylglycinamide formyltransferase: protein MKRIVMLISGRGSNMQAILDAKPPVEFAAVIANKADAGGLAIASAHGIPTAVLSHKDFDSRERFDTALAQLIDTFQPDLVVLAGFMRILSEGFVRHYEGRMINIHPSLLPAFTGLHTHARALEEGCKLHGCTVHFVTAELDHGPIIAQAAVPVMDDDTPETLSARVLQQEHLLYPAVVRWIAEDRVTLENGRVRVRQDQIDATVALRSPD from the coding sequence ATGAAGCGAATTGTTATGTTGATCTCCGGCCGCGGCAGCAATATGCAGGCCATTCTGGATGCCAAGCCACCAGTTGAATTTGCCGCTGTGATTGCCAATAAGGCCGATGCGGGTGGGTTGGCTATTGCCAGTGCACACGGTATTCCGACGGCCGTGTTGTCGCATAAGGATTTTGACAGCCGCGAGCGCTTTGATACGGCTTTGGCGCAGCTTATCGATACTTTCCAACCCGATTTGGTTGTATTGGCAGGTTTCATGCGCATTTTGTCTGAAGGTTTTGTTCGCCACTATGAAGGACGAATGATCAATATCCATCCTTCCTTATTGCCTGCTTTTACTGGCCTGCATACCCATGCCCGAGCGCTGGAGGAGGGATGCAAGCTGCATGGCTGCACTGTGCATTTTGTCACTGCAGAACTGGATCATGGCCCGATCATCGCGCAGGCGGCGGTACCTGTGATGGATGATGACACGCCGGAAACTTTGTCTGCTCGTGTATTGCAGCAGGAACATCTGCTCTATCCGGCGGTCGTACGCTGGATTGCCGAAGATCGTGTTACGTTGGAAAACGGCCGTGTGCGTGTCCGGCAGGATCAGATTGATGCAACAGTAGCGTTGCGATCACCTGATTGA
- a CDS encoding DUF3108 domain-containing protein has translation MDNVVTQGAGHDAVSKGMRLGMRPWITRTLLVAMTLSVLVHLATVFSEQLYALALGLMGEKIEVRETDRQLTEQEIEAETLPQAGLPTKPLINKLNVYLVPAQQLKATTSKPKPKQPRTVVPKKAQPTQLAQQVPTTESFPVPTEPVMLPPEPTALVIAQPEPVQLPVPETPVSTTVATAPPVVPSTPVESVASEVQAAPVSSKAFPRDMRVHYTALGLGEATLSWRQEGNVYTVELRAAGLGKSMLGRAKGTVTKAGLRPDEYQEFRDGKLDTPKYVVLFDWNANTVSFGDPQSLKREPINPGAQDILSLYFQVALRGSKAMDAELQIITGKKLYTQRYHIEGESTVHIPGAGDVNAVLVKGQNERGRGDFWLAPDWYNLPVKVNLDMSGKLIVPLDVTKVEVAGKVMLSRPKPAPPRPKRDR, from the coding sequence ATGGATAACGTAGTAACTCAAGGAGCGGGACATGACGCGGTATCGAAGGGGATGCGGCTCGGCATGAGGCCCTGGATAACCCGGACATTGCTTGTGGCGATGACCTTATCGGTCTTGGTTCATCTTGCTACAGTCTTTAGCGAACAGCTCTATGCCCTTGCCCTTGGTCTGATGGGTGAAAAAATCGAGGTTCGTGAGACCGATCGCCAACTGACTGAACAGGAGATTGAAGCTGAAACACTGCCGCAGGCGGGTTTGCCGACCAAACCGCTGATCAACAAACTGAATGTGTATCTGGTCCCGGCCCAGCAACTGAAGGCGACAACAAGTAAACCAAAACCCAAGCAACCCAGGACGGTCGTGCCCAAAAAGGCGCAACCTACTCAGCTGGCGCAGCAGGTACCCACGACAGAATCATTCCCAGTGCCGACAGAACCTGTGATGCTACCACCAGAGCCGACCGCACTAGTTATCGCGCAGCCTGAACCAGTGCAGTTACCGGTGCCAGAAACGCCTGTATCAACCACTGTCGCGACAGCGCCGCCTGTGGTGCCATCCACACCAGTTGAGTCTGTAGCCAGTGAGGTTCAAGCCGCACCGGTGTCCAGCAAAGCCTTTCCCCGAGACATGCGGGTACACTACACTGCATTGGGATTGGGTGAGGCTACCTTGAGTTGGCGACAGGAAGGCAATGTCTACACGGTTGAGCTACGTGCGGCAGGGTTGGGAAAAAGTATGTTGGGGCGTGCCAAAGGGACTGTGACCAAAGCGGGGTTGCGCCCAGATGAGTATCAGGAATTTCGCGATGGCAAGCTGGATACGCCAAAATATGTGGTGCTGTTTGACTGGAATGCCAACACGGTCAGTTTTGGTGATCCACAATCGCTGAAACGGGAACCTATCAATCCAGGTGCTCAGGATATTTTGTCACTTTATTTTCAGGTGGCACTGCGTGGAAGCAAGGCGATGGATGCCGAGTTGCAGATTATCACCGGCAAGAAACTGTATACCCAGCGTTACCATATCGAGGGCGAATCGACTGTTCACATTCCAGGTGCGGGTGATGTCAATGCAGTATTGGTCAAGGGGCAGAACGAACGTGGCCGTGGTGATTTCTGGCTGGCGCCTGACTGGTATAACTTGCCTGTCAAAGTGAATCTGGACATGTCGGGTAAACTGATCGTTCCACTGGATGTGACCAAAGTGGAAGTGGCGGGTAAAGTGATGTTGAGCAGACCGAAACCCGCGCCCCCGCGCCCCAAGCGGGATCGCTGA
- a CDS encoding RsmB/NOP family class I SAM-dependent RNA methyltransferase, with protein sequence MNANQFDMTLTALRQILPMTQPADAVMSRFFREHPKLGTQDRHIIAETVFGILRRRLMLEAVVEKPTARGLLLGYLVKVQGLPAKAIATFAPEAELKAATHAKAVKADSLPIAIQAEFPDWLYNKLHTFMDDESILTMGRGFQQAAPLDIRVNTLRMSRDAVMGALIAGGLPCEPTPYSPLGLRLQGKPAVNKHALFTEGALEVQDEGSQLLGLLLAPRRGEMVVDFCAGAGGKTLLLGALMQSSGRVYALDVSEKRLNNLKPRLKRSGLSNVHPQLIAHENDTKIKRLAGKIDRVLVDAPCSGLGTLRRNPDLKFRQSIDSVTELTQKQASILASAASLLKKGGRLVYATCSVLPEENQQIVEAFLAQHPEFSLLPAGELLAQQKIDLPMGNYLQLYPHQHGTDGFFAAALTRLGQDESPQDEMAQQA encoded by the coding sequence ATGAATGCCAATCAGTTTGACATGACCCTGACCGCCTTGCGTCAGATTTTACCGATGACACAACCTGCTGACGCAGTCATGTCACGGTTCTTTCGTGAACACCCAAAATTGGGTACGCAGGATCGACATATCATCGCCGAAACGGTTTTTGGTATTCTGCGTCGTCGCTTGATGCTTGAAGCGGTGGTAGAGAAACCGACTGCACGTGGGTTGTTACTCGGTTATCTGGTGAAAGTGCAGGGTTTGCCAGCCAAGGCGATTGCCACTTTCGCACCCGAGGCTGAATTGAAAGCAGCAACACATGCAAAGGCTGTCAAGGCGGACAGCCTTCCGATCGCTATTCAGGCTGAGTTTCCAGACTGGCTGTACAACAAACTGCATACTTTCATGGATGACGAGTCCATTCTGACGATGGGGCGTGGTTTTCAGCAGGCTGCGCCGTTGGATATCCGGGTCAATACGCTACGCATGAGTCGTGACGCAGTAATGGGTGCATTGATTGCAGGGGGGCTGCCGTGCGAGCCAACACCTTATTCTCCATTGGGTTTGCGCTTGCAAGGGAAACCTGCGGTCAATAAGCATGCCCTGTTCACGGAAGGTGCACTGGAAGTACAGGACGAAGGTAGCCAGTTGTTGGGCTTATTGTTAGCGCCACGTCGTGGCGAGATGGTTGTGGACTTCTGTGCTGGCGCTGGTGGCAAGACTTTGTTGCTAGGGGCTTTGATGCAGTCTAGTGGGCGTGTCTATGCATTGGATGTTTCCGAGAAGCGTCTGAACAATCTCAAACCACGCTTGAAGCGTTCTGGATTGTCCAATGTACATCCACAGTTGATCGCGCATGAGAATGATACCAAGATCAAGCGTCTGGCTGGCAAGATCGACCGCGTGTTGGTGGATGCACCGTGCTCTGGTCTTGGTACCTTGCGACGCAACCCTGATTTGAAGTTCCGTCAATCCATAGACAGTGTTACCGAACTGACCCAGAAGCAGGCTTCGATTCTGGCTTCAGCTGCATCACTGCTGAAAAAAGGTGGGCGACTGGTGTATGCAACGTGCTCTGTTCTGCCGGAAGAAAATCAGCAAATCGTTGAAGCATTTCTGGCCCAGCATCCAGAGTTCAGTTTGTTACCAGCGGGTGAATTGCTTGCACAACAAAAAATTGACCTACCAATGGGGAATTACTTACAGCTCTATCCTCATCAGCATGGTACTGATGGCTTTTTTGCGGCCGCGTTGACACGCCTTGGCCAAGACGAATCGCCACAAGATGAGATGGCACAGCAGGCGTAA
- the fliD gene encoding flagellar filament capping protein FliD: MIGSIYSSSIAGLYTSRGLLQPSDYLRDSEISRIGGRGVGLSAAGNDLSRAVESTQVRLSNVGKLRSALDTFRTDLDTLSTKDKVSPFKALSSDEAVARATAALPDDLRDNPAVQLVVSQVATSQTLQSESLDDANSTIAGTGSLTIQTGSFSDANGTFTPTTEPPVTINISAADGTLNGIARSINNANAGISARVVEGSDGFRLEVTASSGTSNTLRITAQDNDGTNTDTSGLSRFAFDPTASTGNGQNLDQTVVARNTEVTLDDRRLSSANNTVTDVVNGVRLDIQGTGSTNITIGRDQDAFRQAAKRFADSINAFEQSISEQREERLTARTLSQVTARLNAAESGFGLNRQTLADIGISRDTKGRLSVDEDRLATAFNRNPDNASQLLSQSASTLRDDISLITAPQSELRQTGQILERTLSSLETRRNVQQLSNTQMYYGLPAQQASSLFNYVPRQGSPLGAARYLSIANSA, from the coding sequence ATGATCGGTTCGATCTACAGTAGTAGTATTGCAGGGCTGTATACGTCAAGAGGTTTGTTACAGCCGAGTGATTATCTACGCGACAGCGAAATCAGCCGCATCGGCGGCCGAGGGGTTGGTCTGTCCGCGGCCGGCAATGATTTAAGCCGCGCCGTCGAAAGTACGCAGGTTCGACTCTCCAATGTTGGCAAGTTACGGTCAGCCCTCGACACGTTCCGCACTGATTTGGATACCTTGTCCACCAAGGACAAAGTGTCTCCCTTCAAAGCTTTGTCTAGCGATGAAGCTGTTGCTCGTGCAACCGCTGCCCTACCTGATGACCTCCGTGACAATCCGGCAGTGCAACTGGTTGTGAGCCAAGTTGCCACATCACAAACCCTGCAAAGCGAAAGTCTCGACGATGCCAACAGTACAATTGCTGGCACTGGTTCACTGACTATTCAAACTGGCAGCTTCAGTGATGCCAACGGTACATTCACCCCCACAACAGAGCCTCCCGTCACCATCAATATCAGCGCTGCCGACGGCACATTGAATGGCATTGCCCGCAGTATCAACAATGCCAACGCAGGCATATCGGCACGTGTTGTTGAGGGTAGCGACGGGTTCCGACTGGAAGTCACCGCCAGCTCTGGTACCAGCAACACCTTACGGATTACCGCACAGGATAACGATGGAACCAATACTGACACGAGCGGATTGTCGCGTTTTGCGTTTGATCCCACCGCTTCCACTGGTAATGGACAAAATCTGGATCAAACCGTGGTGGCGAGAAATACAGAAGTTACGCTGGACGATCGCAGATTGAGCAGTGCGAACAACACCGTCACTGATGTCGTCAATGGAGTGCGCCTTGATATTCAAGGCACGGGCAGTACCAACATTACCATCGGTCGTGATCAGGATGCCTTCAGACAAGCGGCCAAGCGCTTTGCCGATAGTATTAATGCTTTTGAACAGAGCATATCAGAGCAACGTGAAGAACGATTGACGGCGCGTACGCTGTCACAGGTGACTGCGCGCCTGAATGCCGCCGAATCAGGTTTTGGATTAAACCGGCAAACCTTGGCAGATATTGGTATCAGTCGCGATACCAAGGGGCGTCTGAGTGTGGATGAGGATAGATTGGCAACCGCTTTCAATCGAAATCCAGACAACGCCAGCCAATTGCTGAGTCAGTCAGCCAGTACATTACGTGATGACATCAGTCTGATCACTGCCCCACAAAGTGAACTCAGACAAACGGGTCAGATTCTTGAACGTACTTTGAGCAGCCTGGAAACCCGACGCAATGTTCAACAACTCTCGAATACACAAATGTATTATGGCCTACCTGCTCAGCAAGCCAGTTCATTATTCAACTATGTCCCCAGACAAGGCAGCCCGCTTGGGGCCGCCCGCTACCTGAGTATTGCAAATAGCGCATAA